In one Leishmania braziliensis MHOM/BR/75/M2904 complete genome, chromosome 32 genomic region, the following are encoded:
- a CDS encoding TATE DNA Transposon gives MRAGKTSNIELDAIYNAYLPKKRIVPSDTMVHLDWKRAQQLAAKVHRHGVVYFPIFIMKHWIAGLLEKGTRDSAEIQLSIFDSAPSPIVEDKLRKHFHMVWPALRLVKRFSPRQERYSDDCGLYMSAVFFGDHLDIQIDHSQDMAKCMRRLLYAASKHHPPREYFLEKMRKILTNHPVSRKDRFYDEIEHKPWLKKTTVNCEDTFHLGGGERRTTKFTNPKRDSNRANKTSTRAPHPPLHQKKEEVTVRTSRDRIERKKSAPPTRVAASKTPSRKRPERSAMDAPLPRRKAAKNSVRKTPPRTSARRNGNNTRSVRSSGFPSPRAEVSQRCVSVTHAPPTENVEGKNTTNASPHVPQGKCISEWTELTFSEANKYAKKVYEAVLDHLWAATALARVGDGVARGLSDTAVGQQRVRHKMTPLRPYSVQEMLKLLGKTIHIAEASPSDLGEVIVREEHQLEEVTLDPSTDELYLVRGASVPTLSEEVKGYKFLLGASLREAPEDMNGARYPSYYVLTKDASEATVGVYVPTALTHYNPSKRQRAPRHASRYIPLPRSAASEAHQDHTNGPRPRLVRRKGWPDDGAGNQLGDDEEDGGPYSVPGNRKGDGYADVDANISAEATRALEDLRSNPLNMQGRPLSQEEEAEVCPRNWFLFAAKPPHISQLAWSLVRPDTRAHHLRWLTRIKSMNSEQMLMRFPAACIDLILSTARARKWKWATTAKAFAAVAGALRDLPLYSTQTRGIRLQDDPEWRSAFGTVQRYMKESVPDAPPFVSRRQVEAIIGRLRLGHPRAALFLAMMWGFAARACDISTLRAKDVTLFPGPPTSTRVKVTLTIRKGKGAKTRGPYPVPSMLTRDLAATLQEMLVQKKPSEELFAPHVEELRALIAQEVRTEMRGAQLPSIRKGALRCMAEAGVPLKDLMMISGHAKQATLLRYLGYGQQPTVEAETARDNAGRALFQTLEAAASVFRFRSQESSCANLGIAPQEVAAMVDQMSGFIQVLTERPALVKQWPLHLKRNTPLDMDTVLAMPTKRASTKRFLQRIQCFLDPSFYDGLRTSRTIKKCVLTAAEIQQAVEMGKFEPCPISDIGAQVQLPEGMHGVNVFTVPELKGRRRLITEPLLNRVIPKHHVPRVHYDTRLGRRQRLRYARYMLQIDFEAYYDAIPIAATLRNKFVFRARHDGRYYRLRTLPTGARWSVAVGQAVTWTIVDIDTPVTITTLIDNILVAAREGQEREFVLAVRTIVARIKAANLMTSPNRDELEAMSDEEILQLASANTVFLGEEYTWNGRERLIRNSVKTVAKLKLALQKTSHTIRSLASLISLIFFALHTTQMNPARAFKLLRAYRGIYRLTFRGYDWDDAVPYIDSSVARSLQEIGGALVQNPWWKISDERHPTTDEATYDAVAFTDASLEGWGAVLHLRDAGATEMWTYRQRWTEDLERQLGGDDGEAERVLEKLRQYQLRRRVRSGGRFEDPDLQADRFQARYSAHAEPRAAQLMLRHLVEHHRVPNGARIALATDHRAIVIAQKHLNGFGGIGRGYALNKLFEYTYDLWYNRGIDVVFFYVEGARNPADAYSRHFGVDATGSLEVHRVEPFGVPFLRHTWCPLCEERRREEGGEI, from the exons ATGCGTGCAGGTAAGACATCGAATATAGAACTCGATGCAATCTACAACGCATACCTTCCAAAGAAACGGATCGTTCCGTCGGACACGATGGTGCACCTTGATTGGAAACGCGCGCAACAGCTCGCGGCAAaggtgcaccgtcacggcgtCGTTTATTTCCCTATCTTCATTATGAAGCACTGGATCGCAGGGCTtttggagaaagggacgcgGGACTCAGCAGAAATACAGCTGAGCATCTTCgactccgcaccttctcccatagTAGAAGATAAACTGCGCAAGCACTTTCATATGGTCTGGCCGGCTTTGCGTTTGGTGAAGAGATTTTCACCACGTCAGGAACGCTAtagcgacgactgcggttTGTACATGTCTGCCGTATTTTTCGGCGATCATCTGGACATACAAATCGACCATAGCCAAGATATGGCaaagtgcatgcggcgcctgcttTACGCGGCGTCAAAACACCACCCGCCACGTGAATATTTCCTCgagaaaatgaggaaaattCTGACGAACCACCCGGTGTCAAGAAAGGATCGCTTTTACGACGAAATCGAGCACAAGCCGTGGTTGAAGAAAACCACGGTGAACTGTGAAGACACCTTTCACTTgggtggaggcgagaggcgcacgaCGAAATTCACGAACCCGAAACGTGATTCGAACCGTGCAAACAAAACATCAACACGCGCCCCACATCCACCTCTTCaccaaaagaaagaggaggtgacggTACGGACAAGTAGGGACCGAATTGAGCGCAAGAAAAGCGCACCGCCGACGCGTGTGGCAGCGTCAAAAACGCCCTCTCGGAAACGTCCGGAGAGATCCGCAATGGATGCTCCACTCCCACGGCGAAAAGCCGCGAAGAATAGTGTCAGAAAAACACCACCGCGAACCTCAGCTCGCAGGAACGGAAACAATACACGCTCTGTACGGTCGAGCGGGTTTCCATCACCGAGAGCGGAGGTGTCACAACGATGCGTGTCCGTCACCCACGCGCCTCCAACTGAGAACGTGGAGGGAAAGAATACGACAAACGCGTCACCACACGTCCCGCAAGGAAAATGCATTTCCGAGTGGACAGAGCTCACCTTTTCTGAAGCAAATAAATACGCTAAAAAGGTGTACGAAGCAGTCCTGGATCACCTCTGGGCCgcgacggctctggcgcgagtGGGCGACGGTGTGGCACGCGGCTTAAGTGACACAGCCGTCGGACAACAGCGCGTGAGGCACAAGATGACACCATTGAGACCATACAGTGTccaggagatgctgaagcttctCGGGAAAACGATCCACATTGCCGAGGCCTCACCGAGCGATCTGGGGGAGGTGATTGTCCGTGAGGAACACCAACTCGAGGAGGTGACCTTGGACCCCTCAACCGACGAATTGTATCTCGTCCGTGGAGCTTCAGTACCGACACTTTCGGAGGAAGTGAAAGGGTACAAATTTCTGCTTGGCGCAAGCCTCCGGGAGGCACCGGAAGACATGAATGGCGCGCGCTATCCGAGTTATTATGTCCTTACAAAGGATGCCTCGGAGGCGAccgtgggtgtgtatgttcCCACAGCCTTGACGCACTACAATCCATCCAAGCGACAGCGTGCACCGCGACACGCGTCACGATacattcctcttccgcgaagtgcggcatcagaggcacaccaggaCCATACAAACGGACCGCGACCGCGCCTGGTGAGGAGAAAAGGATGGCcagacgacggcgccgggaATCAACTCGgcgacgatgaggaggacggtGGGCCGTACAGCGTTCCAGGAAACCGGAAAGGCGATGGGTAcgcggacgtcgacgcgaacATCTCGGCCGAGGCCACGCGTGCACTCGAGGATCTACGCTCCAATCCTTTAaacatgcagggcaggcctctttcccaagaagaagaggcggaggtctgcccgagaaactggttcctcttcgccgcgaaacCGCCACACATCTCACAGCTGGCATGGAGTCTTGTGCGGCccgacactcgcgcacaccacttgcgatggttgacgcgaatcaagtcgatgaactcggaacagatgctcatgcgctttccggcggcatgcatcgacttgattctgTCGACCGCAAGGGCCCGCAAATGGAAGTGGGCAACGACCGcgaaggcctttgccgcggtggcgggtgcgctgcgcgacctgccgctctactcgaCGCAGACGCGGGGTATTCGCCTCCAGGACGATcccgagtggcgaagcgcttttggcacggtgcagcgctacatgaaggagtcggtgccggatgcgcctccctttGTTTCGCGACGCCAAGTCGAAGCGATCATCGGAAGACTCCGACTCGGTCACCCTcgtgccgcgctgttcctcgccatgatgtggggattcgcagcgcgagcgtgcgACATTTCCACGCTCCGAGCGAAGGACGTGACGCTGTTCCCGGGACCGCCGACAAGCACACGCGTGAaagtcacgctgacgatccgcaagggaaagggtgccaaaACACGCGGCCCTTACCCGGTCCCATCGATGCTGACGAGGGACCTCGCAgcgacactgcaggagatgctggtccAGAAGAAACCATCCGAGGAGCTCTTTgcaccacacgtggaggagctgcgggcactgatcgcccaggaggtgcgaacagagatgcgaggtgcacagctgccctcgatccGGAAAGGCGCGCTACGTTGcatggcggaagcgggtgtcccGCTGAAGGACCTGATGATGATCTccgggcacgcgaagcaggccacgctgctgcgctatcttgggtatggccagcagcctacggtggaggccgagaccgcaagggacaacgccggaagagcgctattccagaccctc gaggctgcggcttccgtgttccgtttccgatcgcaagagtcatcgtgcgcgaatctcggaatcgcaccacaggaggtggcggccatggtggaccagatgtccggtttcatccaagtgctgacggagcgaccggcactcgtgaagcagtggccgttgcacctgaaacggaacacaccactggacatggataccgtgctggcgatgccgacaaaacgcgcctcaacgaagcggtttctccagcgaatccagtgctttctggatccctccttctacgatgggttgcggacgtcgaggacCATCAAAAAGTGCGTGCTCACAGCGGCGGAAATCCAACAGGcggtcgagatgggcaagtttGAACCGTGCCcgatcagcgacatcggcgcccaggtgcaattgccagagggcatgcacggcgtgaacgtcttcacggtgccggagctgaaaggacgacgacgcctcatcacggagcccctgctgaaccgcgtgatccccaaacatcacgtcccgcgcgtccactacgacacgcgcctcggaagacgacagcggctgcgatacgcccgttacatgctacagatcgacttcgaagcttattacgacgctatcccgatcgcggcgacactccgtaacaagttcgtttttcgagccaggcatgacgggcgatactaccgtcttcgtactctcccgaccggtgcgcggtggagcgttgccgtcggccaggcggtgacgtggacgattgtggacatcgacacgcccgtcaccatcaccacgctcatcgacaacattctcgtggccgcacgcgaaggccaggagcgtgagtttgtgctcgcggtgcgcacgatcgtcgcacgcatcaaggcggcgaacctgatgacgtcacccaaccgggacgagctggaggcgatgtcggacgaggaaatcctgcagctggcgagtgccaacaccgtttttctcggtgaagaatacacatggaatggccgagagcggctgatccgcaactcggtgaagacggtggcgaagctgaagcttgcgctccaaaagaccagccacaccatacgcagtctggcctcgctcatctcgctgatcttcttcgcgctccataccacgcaaatgaaccccgcacgggcattcaagctgctgagagcctacCGAGGCATATACCGGCTGACGTTCCGCGGGTACGACTGGGACGACGCGGTTCCTTACATtgactcctccgtggcgcggtcgctgcaggagatcggcggcgcactggtgcagaatccgtggtggaaaatctcggacgagagacacccaacgacggacgaggcgacctatgacgcggtggccttcaccgacgcgtcgctggagggctggggtgctgtacttcacctccgcgacgcgggcgccacagaaatgtggacctatcggcagcgctggaccgaggacctggaacggcaactcggcggcgacgacggcgaggcggaacgcgtcctcgaaaaactgcgccagtaccagctgcgtcgccgcgtccggTCGGGAGGCCGGTTCGAGGACCCAGACCTGCAGGCGgaccgcttccaggcgcggtactcggcacacgcggaaccacgcgcggcacaactaatgctgcgacacctggtggagcaccacagggtgcccaacggagcgcgaatcgcgcttgccacggaccaccgtgcgattgtcattgcgcagaaacacctgaacggtttcggcggcattggcagaggctaTGCCTTGAACAAACTTTTCGAGTACACCTACGACCTCTGGTACAACAGAGGGATCGACGTAGTCTTTTTCTACGTAGAGGGTGCGCGGAATCCGGCGGACGCCTACTCGCGACACTTCGGGGTGGACGCGACAGGGTCGCTGGAGGTTCACCGGGTTGAACCGTTTggcgtgccgttcctccggcacaCGTGGTGCCCGCTatgcgaagagcggcgccgcgaggagggcggcgagatatga
- a CDS encoding TATE DNA Transposon: protein MLTRDLAATLQEMLVEKKPSEELFSPHVEELRALIAQEVRTEMRGAQLPSIRKGALRCMAEAGVPLKDLMMISGHAKQATLLRYLGYGQQPTVEAETARDNAGRALFQTLEAAASVFRFRSQESSCANLGIAPQEVAAMVDQMSGFIQVLTERPALVKQWPLHLKRNTPLDMDTVLAMPTKRASTKRFLQRIQCFLDPSFYDGLRTSRTIKKCVLTTAEIQQAVEMGKFELCPISDIGAQVQLPEGMHGVNVFTVPELKGRRRLITEPLLNRVIPKHHVPRVHYDTRLGRRQRLRYARYMLQIDFEAYYDAIPIAATLRNKFVFRARHDGRYYRLRTLPTGARWSVAVGQAVTWTIVDIDTPVTITTLIDNILVAAREGQEREFVLAVRTVVARIKAANLMTSPNRDELEAMSDEEILQLASANTVFLGEEYTWNGRERLIRNSVKTVAKLKLALQKTSHTIRSLASLISLIFFALHTTQMNPARAFKLLRAYRGIYRLTFRGYDWDDAVPYIDSSVARSLQEIGGALVQNPWWKISDERHPTTDEATYDAVAFTDASLEGWGAVLHLRDAGATEMWTYRQRWTEDLERQLGGDDGEAERVLEKLRQYQLRRRVRSGGRFEDPDLQADRFQARYSAHAEPRAAQLMLRHLVEHHRVPNGARIALATDHRAIVIAQKHLNGFGGIGRGYALNKLFEYTYDLWYNRGIDVVFFYVEGARNPADAYSRHFGVDATGSLEVHRVEPFGVPFLRHMWCPLCEERRREEGGEI, encoded by the exons ATGCTAACGAGGGacctcgcagcgacgctgcaggagatgctggttGAGAAAAAACCATCCGAGGAGCTTTTCtcaccacacgtggaggagctgcgggcgctgatcgcccaggaggtgcgaacagagatgcgaggtgcacagctgccctcgatccggaaaggcgcgctccgttgtatggcggaagcgggtgtcccGTTGAAGGACCTGATGATGATTTccgggcacgcgaagcaggccacgctgctgcgctatcttgggtatggccagcagcctacggtggaggccgagaccgcaagggacaacgccggaagagcgctattccagaccctc gaggctgcggcttccgtgttccgtttccgatcgcaagagtcatcgtgcgcgaatctcggaatcgcaccacaggaggtggcggccatggtggaccagatgtccggtttcatccaagtgctgacggagcgaccggcactcgtgaagcagtggccgctgcacctgaaacggaacacaccactggacatggataccgtgctggcgatgccgacaaaacgcgcctcaacgaagcggtttctccagcgaatccagtgctttctggatccctccttctacgatgggttgcggacgtcgaggacCATCAAAAAGTGCGTGCTCACAACGGCGGAAATCCAACAGGcggtcgagatgggcaagttcGAACTGTGCCcgatcagcgacatcggcgcccaggtgcaattgccagagggcatgcacggcgtgaacgtcttcacggtgccggagctgaaaggacgacgacgcctcatcacggagcccctgctgaaccgcgtgattcccaaacatcacgtcccgcgcgtccactacgacacgcgcctcggaagacgacagcggctgcgatacgcccgttacatgctacagatcgacttcgaagcttattacgacgctatcccgatcgcggcgacactccgtaacaagttcgtttttcgagccaggcatgacgggcgatactaccgccttcgtactctcccgaccggcgcgcgatggagcgttgccgtcggccaggcggtgacgtggacgattgtcgacatcgacacgcccgtcaccatcaccacgctcatcgacaacattctcgtggccgcacgcgaaggccaggagcgtgagtttgtgctcgcggtgcgcacggtcgtcgcacgcatcaaggcggcgaacctgatgacgtcacccaaccgggacgagctggaggcgatgtcggacgaggaaatcctgcagctggcgagtgccaacaccgtttttctcggtgaagaatacacatggaatggccgagagcggctgatccgcaactcggtgaagacggtggcgaagctgaagcttgcgctccaaaagaccagccacaccatacgcagtctggcctcgctcatctcgctgatcttcttcgcgctccataccacgcaaatgaaccccgcacgggcattcaagctgctgagagcctaccgaggcatataccggctgacgttccgcgggtacgactgggacgacgcggtgccgtacatcgactcctccgtggcgcggtcgctgcaggagatcggcggcgcactggtgcagaatccgtggtggaaaatctcggacgagagacacccaacgacggacgaggcgacctatgacgcggtggccttcaccgacgcgtcgctggagggctggggtgctgtgcttcacctccgcgacgcgggcgccacagaaatgtggacctatcggcagcgctggaccgaggacctggaacggcaactcggcggcgacgacggcgaggcggaacgcgtcctcgaaaaactgcgccagtaccagctgcgtcgccgcgtccgcTCGGGTGGCCGGTTCGAGGACCCAGACCTGCAGGCAgaccgcttccaggcgcggtactcggcacacgcggaaccacgcgcggctcaactaatgctgcgacacctggtggagcaccacagggttcccaacggagcgcgaatcgcgcttgccacggaccaccgtgcgattgtcattgcgcagaaacacctgaacggtttcggcggcattggcagaggctaCGCCTTGAACAAACTTTTCGAGTACACCTACGACCTCTGGTACAACAGAGGGATCGACGTAGTCTTTTTCTACGTAGAGGGTGCGCGGAATCCGGCGGACGCCTACTCGCGACACTTCGGGGTGGACGCGACAGGGTCGCTGGAGGTTCACCGGGTTGAACCGTTTggcgtgccgttcctccggcacaTGTGGTGTCCGCTAtgtgaagagcggcgccgcgaggagggcggcgagatatga